A stretch of the Gossypium hirsutum isolate 1008001.06 chromosome D07, Gossypium_hirsutum_v2.1, whole genome shotgun sequence genome encodes the following:
- the LOC107932965 gene encoding protein starmaker isoform X1, with amino-acid sequence MPMSMAFFQCRSSLKQHVNEVHCERKLVMEQGKGRDTLRSMATKKKESSNLGKEKRVTCPSKPNASITTHGAASQGLRRPTIASLQGQAQRRVSLPATLPTHINKSTISTCTDGSTKTAKKIGVVNSSTKSQPQRPASAAPVQKPLVSSAPRKPTTARAAASLSSKVTATAHRPTSERLAKNPIAGKPSTLSSSSSKTRTRTMTMTMTKSLKKAPTTTTKRGTTTFLASKKPPLTKKDVQKENLDHQIEEVVKDEVGEVHDVEIPKAEESRQHDDQVEVLDSTHHVQRVEEEKEKDTLDDVPTVLEQHEVPQLEEMEEHDGDKENDSKEEVNDSDGDEEEVQQEETTVEAENGGVEEGYRTEEVTENGEEKGDHEGKEQELELVKEETIVEEANVVLATSQVQEEALHGEKETIEEEANVVIATNQEQEEALHGEKETIEEEANVVIATNQEQEEALHGEKETIEKEANVVIATNQEQEEALHGEKKTIEEEANVVIATNQEQEEALHGEKETIEEEANVVIATNQVQEEALHGEKETIEEEANVVIATNQVQEETLHGEKEIATPIISDMVMEEKASDNKVVDGRKNSVRALIGAFETHK; translated from the exons ATGCCCATGTCCATGGCCTTCTTTCAATGCAGATCAAGTTTGAAGCAACATG TGAATGAGGTTCATTGTGAGAGAAAGTTGGTAATGGAACAGGGCAAGGGTAGAGACACCCTGCGATCGATGGCAaccaagaaaaaagaaagtagCAATTTGGGGAAAGAGAAAAGGGTCACTTGCCCTTCAAAACCAAATGCTTCCATTACTACCCACGGGGCAGCAAGCCAAGGGCTAAGAAGACCCACTATAGCAAGCCTTCAAGGGCAAGCGCAAAGAAGAGTCTCTCTACCTGCCACCTTACCCACCCATATCAACAAGTCTACAATAAGCACATGCACTGATGGTTCTACCAAGACTGCTAAAAAAATTGGGGTTGTAAACAGCTCCACCAAATCCCAACCCCAAAGACCTGCATCGGCAGCTCCAGTCCAAAAGCCACTTGTTTCTTCGGCTCCACGCAAACCAACAACAGCCAGAGCTGCTGCTTCTTTGAGTTCAAAAGTCACTGCTACTGCACACAGGCCAACCTCGGAAAGGCTTGCCAAAAACCCAATTGCAGGGAAACCATCCACGTTATCATCTTCTTCGTCTAAGACCAGGACTAGGACTATGACTATGACTATGACTAAGAGCTTGAAGAAGGCCCCTACTACTACCACTAAGAGGGGAACTACTACTTTTTTGGCTTCAAAGAAACCTCCATTAACTAAAAAGGATGtccaaaaagaaaatttggatCATCAAATTGAGGAGGTCGTGAAAGATGAGGTGGGTGAAGTACATGATGTTGAAATACCAAAAGCTGAAGAATCCCGACAACATGATGACCAAGTTGAAGTTTTGGATTCTACCCATCATGTCCAACGTgttgaagaagaaaaggaaaaagatacCCTTGATGATGTTCCCACAGTTCTGGAACAACATGAAGTTCCTCAGCTTGAAGAAATGGAAGAACATGATGGAGATAAGGAAAATGACAGCAAAGAGGAGGTCAACGATAGTGATGGTGACGAAGAAGAGGTTCAACAGGAGGAAACTACAGTAGAAGCCGAAAATGGAGGAGTAGAAGAAGGTTACAGAACTGAGGAGGTGACTGAAAATGGAGAAGAAAAGGGTGATCATGAAGGGAAAGAACAGGAGCTTGAATTAGTTAAAGAAGAAACAATAGTAGAGGAAGCAAATGTGGTACTTGCCACAAGCCAAGTACAAGAAGAAGCGCTGCATGGGGAAAAGGAAACAATTGAAGAGGAAGCAAATGTGGTAATTGCCACAAACCAAGAACAAGAAGAAGCGCTGCATGGGGAAAAGGAAACCATTGAAGAGGAAGCAAATGTGGTAATTGCCACAAACCAAGAACAAGAAGAAGCGCTGCATGGGGAAAAGGAAACCATTGAAAAGGAAGCAAATGTGGTAATTGCAACAAACCAAGAACAAGAAGAAGCGTTGCACGGGGAAAAGAAAACCATTGAAGAGGAAGCAAATGTGGTAATTGCCACAAACCAAGAACAAGAAGAAGCGCTGCATGGGGAAAAGGAAACCATTGAAGAGGAAGCAAATGTGGTAATTGCCACAAACCAAGTACAAGAAGAAGCGCTGCATGGGGAAAAGGAAACCATTGAAGAGGAAGCAAATGTGGTAATTGCCACAAACCAAGTACAAGAAGAAACGCTGCATGGGGAAAAGGAAATCGCAACACCCATCATAAGTGATATGGTGATGGAGGAGAAAGCTAGTGATAATAAGGTAGTTGACGGGAGGAAGAACAGTGTTAGAGCACTGATTGGGGCATTTGAGACTcataaatga
- the LOC107932965 gene encoding protein starmaker isoform X3, which produces MEQGKGRDTLRSMATKKKESSNLGKEKRVTCPSKPNASITTHGAASQGLRRPTIASLQGQAQRRVSLPATLPTHINKSTISTCTDGSTKTAKKIGVVNSSTKSQPQRPASAAPVQKPLVSSAPRKPTTARAAASLSSKVTATAHRPTSERLAKNPIAGKPSTLSSSSSKTRTRTMTMTMTKSLKKAPTTTTKRGTTTFLASKKPPLTKKDVQKENLDHQIEEVVKDEVGEVHDVEIPKAEESRQHDDQVEVLDSTHHVQRVEEEKEKDTLDDVPTVLEQHEVPQLEEMEEHDGDKENDSKEEVNDSDGDEEEVQQEETTVEAENGGVEEGYRTEEVTENGEEKGDHEGKEQELELVKEETIVEEANVVLATSQVQEEALHGEKETIEEEANVVIATNQEQEEALHGEKETIEEEANVVIATNQEQEEALHGEKETIEKEANVVIATNQEQEEALHGEKKTIEEEANVVIATNQEQEEALHGEKETIEEEANVVIATNQVQEEALHGEKETIEEEANVVIATNQVQEETLHGEKEIATPIISDMVMEEKASDNKVVDGRKNSVRALIGAFETHK; this is translated from the coding sequence ATGGAACAGGGCAAGGGTAGAGACACCCTGCGATCGATGGCAaccaagaaaaaagaaagtagCAATTTGGGGAAAGAGAAAAGGGTCACTTGCCCTTCAAAACCAAATGCTTCCATTACTACCCACGGGGCAGCAAGCCAAGGGCTAAGAAGACCCACTATAGCAAGCCTTCAAGGGCAAGCGCAAAGAAGAGTCTCTCTACCTGCCACCTTACCCACCCATATCAACAAGTCTACAATAAGCACATGCACTGATGGTTCTACCAAGACTGCTAAAAAAATTGGGGTTGTAAACAGCTCCACCAAATCCCAACCCCAAAGACCTGCATCGGCAGCTCCAGTCCAAAAGCCACTTGTTTCTTCGGCTCCACGCAAACCAACAACAGCCAGAGCTGCTGCTTCTTTGAGTTCAAAAGTCACTGCTACTGCACACAGGCCAACCTCGGAAAGGCTTGCCAAAAACCCAATTGCAGGGAAACCATCCACGTTATCATCTTCTTCGTCTAAGACCAGGACTAGGACTATGACTATGACTATGACTAAGAGCTTGAAGAAGGCCCCTACTACTACCACTAAGAGGGGAACTACTACTTTTTTGGCTTCAAAGAAACCTCCATTAACTAAAAAGGATGtccaaaaagaaaatttggatCATCAAATTGAGGAGGTCGTGAAAGATGAGGTGGGTGAAGTACATGATGTTGAAATACCAAAAGCTGAAGAATCCCGACAACATGATGACCAAGTTGAAGTTTTGGATTCTACCCATCATGTCCAACGTgttgaagaagaaaaggaaaaagatacCCTTGATGATGTTCCCACAGTTCTGGAACAACATGAAGTTCCTCAGCTTGAAGAAATGGAAGAACATGATGGAGATAAGGAAAATGACAGCAAAGAGGAGGTCAACGATAGTGATGGTGACGAAGAAGAGGTTCAACAGGAGGAAACTACAGTAGAAGCCGAAAATGGAGGAGTAGAAGAAGGTTACAGAACTGAGGAGGTGACTGAAAATGGAGAAGAAAAGGGTGATCATGAAGGGAAAGAACAGGAGCTTGAATTAGTTAAAGAAGAAACAATAGTAGAGGAAGCAAATGTGGTACTTGCCACAAGCCAAGTACAAGAAGAAGCGCTGCATGGGGAAAAGGAAACAATTGAAGAGGAAGCAAATGTGGTAATTGCCACAAACCAAGAACAAGAAGAAGCGCTGCATGGGGAAAAGGAAACCATTGAAGAGGAAGCAAATGTGGTAATTGCCACAAACCAAGAACAAGAAGAAGCGCTGCATGGGGAAAAGGAAACCATTGAAAAGGAAGCAAATGTGGTAATTGCAACAAACCAAGAACAAGAAGAAGCGTTGCACGGGGAAAAGAAAACCATTGAAGAGGAAGCAAATGTGGTAATTGCCACAAACCAAGAACAAGAAGAAGCGCTGCATGGGGAAAAGGAAACCATTGAAGAGGAAGCAAATGTGGTAATTGCCACAAACCAAGTACAAGAAGAAGCGCTGCATGGGGAAAAGGAAACCATTGAAGAGGAAGCAAATGTGGTAATTGCCACAAACCAAGTACAAGAAGAAACGCTGCATGGGGAAAAGGAAATCGCAACACCCATCATAAGTGATATGGTGATGGAGGAGAAAGCTAGTGATAATAAGGTAGTTGACGGGAGGAAGAACAGTGTTAGAGCACTGATTGGGGCATTTGAGACTcataaatga
- the LOC107932965 gene encoding protein starmaker isoform X4, with protein MGKGRDTLRSMATKKKESSNLGKEKRVTCPSKPNASITTHGAASQGLRRPTIASLQGQAQRRVSLPATLPTHINKSTISTCTDGSTKTAKKIGVVNSSTKSQPQRPASAAPVQKPLVSSAPRKPTTARAAASLSSKVTATAHRPTSERLAKNPIAGKPSTLSSSSSKTRTRTMTMTMTKSLKKAPTTTTKRGTTTFLASKKPPLTKKDVQKENLDHQIEEVVKDEVGEVHDVEIPKAEESRQHDDQVEVLDSTHHVQRVEEEKEKDTLDDVPTVLEQHEVPQLEEMEEHDGDKENDSKEEVNDSDGDEEEVQQEETTVEAENGGVEEGYRTEEVTENGEEKGDHEGKEQELELVKEETIVEEANVVLATSQVQEEALHGEKETIEEEANVVIATNQEQEEALHGEKETIEEEANVVIATNQEQEEALHGEKETIEKEANVVIATNQEQEEALHGEKKTIEEEANVVIATNQEQEEALHGEKETIEEEANVVIATNQVQEEALHGEKETIEEEANVVIATNQVQEETLHGEKEIATPIISDMVMEEKASDNKVVDGRKNSVRALIGAFETHK; from the exons ATG GGCAAGGGTAGAGACACCCTGCGATCGATGGCAaccaagaaaaaagaaagtagCAATTTGGGGAAAGAGAAAAGGGTCACTTGCCCTTCAAAACCAAATGCTTCCATTACTACCCACGGGGCAGCAAGCCAAGGGCTAAGAAGACCCACTATAGCAAGCCTTCAAGGGCAAGCGCAAAGAAGAGTCTCTCTACCTGCCACCTTACCCACCCATATCAACAAGTCTACAATAAGCACATGCACTGATGGTTCTACCAAGACTGCTAAAAAAATTGGGGTTGTAAACAGCTCCACCAAATCCCAACCCCAAAGACCTGCATCGGCAGCTCCAGTCCAAAAGCCACTTGTTTCTTCGGCTCCACGCAAACCAACAACAGCCAGAGCTGCTGCTTCTTTGAGTTCAAAAGTCACTGCTACTGCACACAGGCCAACCTCGGAAAGGCTTGCCAAAAACCCAATTGCAGGGAAACCATCCACGTTATCATCTTCTTCGTCTAAGACCAGGACTAGGACTATGACTATGACTATGACTAAGAGCTTGAAGAAGGCCCCTACTACTACCACTAAGAGGGGAACTACTACTTTTTTGGCTTCAAAGAAACCTCCATTAACTAAAAAGGATGtccaaaaagaaaatttggatCATCAAATTGAGGAGGTCGTGAAAGATGAGGTGGGTGAAGTACATGATGTTGAAATACCAAAAGCTGAAGAATCCCGACAACATGATGACCAAGTTGAAGTTTTGGATTCTACCCATCATGTCCAACGTgttgaagaagaaaaggaaaaagatacCCTTGATGATGTTCCCACAGTTCTGGAACAACATGAAGTTCCTCAGCTTGAAGAAATGGAAGAACATGATGGAGATAAGGAAAATGACAGCAAAGAGGAGGTCAACGATAGTGATGGTGACGAAGAAGAGGTTCAACAGGAGGAAACTACAGTAGAAGCCGAAAATGGAGGAGTAGAAGAAGGTTACAGAACTGAGGAGGTGACTGAAAATGGAGAAGAAAAGGGTGATCATGAAGGGAAAGAACAGGAGCTTGAATTAGTTAAAGAAGAAACAATAGTAGAGGAAGCAAATGTGGTACTTGCCACAAGCCAAGTACAAGAAGAAGCGCTGCATGGGGAAAAGGAAACAATTGAAGAGGAAGCAAATGTGGTAATTGCCACAAACCAAGAACAAGAAGAAGCGCTGCATGGGGAAAAGGAAACCATTGAAGAGGAAGCAAATGTGGTAATTGCCACAAACCAAGAACAAGAAGAAGCGCTGCATGGGGAAAAGGAAACCATTGAAAAGGAAGCAAATGTGGTAATTGCAACAAACCAAGAACAAGAAGAAGCGTTGCACGGGGAAAAGAAAACCATTGAAGAGGAAGCAAATGTGGTAATTGCCACAAACCAAGAACAAGAAGAAGCGCTGCATGGGGAAAAGGAAACCATTGAAGAGGAAGCAAATGTGGTAATTGCCACAAACCAAGTACAAGAAGAAGCGCTGCATGGGGAAAAGGAAACCATTGAAGAGGAAGCAAATGTGGTAATTGCCACAAACCAAGTACAAGAAGAAACGCTGCATGGGGAAAAGGAAATCGCAACACCCATCATAAGTGATATGGTGATGGAGGAGAAAGCTAGTGATAATAAGGTAGTTGACGGGAGGAAGAACAGTGTTAGAGCACTGATTGGGGCATTTGAGACTcataaatga
- the LOC107932965 gene encoding protein starmaker isoform X5 translates to MATKKKESSNLGKEKRVTCPSKPNASITTHGAASQGLRRPTIASLQGQAQRRVSLPATLPTHINKSTISTCTDGSTKTAKKIGVVNSSTKSQPQRPASAAPVQKPLVSSAPRKPTTARAAASLSSKVTATAHRPTSERLAKNPIAGKPSTLSSSSSKTRTRTMTMTMTKSLKKAPTTTTKRGTTTFLASKKPPLTKKDVQKENLDHQIEEVVKDEVGEVHDVEIPKAEESRQHDDQVEVLDSTHHVQRVEEEKEKDTLDDVPTVLEQHEVPQLEEMEEHDGDKENDSKEEVNDSDGDEEEVQQEETTVEAENGGVEEGYRTEEVTENGEEKGDHEGKEQELELVKEETIVEEANVVLATSQVQEEALHGEKETIEEEANVVIATNQEQEEALHGEKETIEEEANVVIATNQEQEEALHGEKETIEKEANVVIATNQEQEEALHGEKKTIEEEANVVIATNQEQEEALHGEKETIEEEANVVIATNQVQEEALHGEKETIEEEANVVIATNQVQEETLHGEKEIATPIISDMVMEEKASDNKVVDGRKNSVRALIGAFETHK, encoded by the coding sequence ATGGCAaccaagaaaaaagaaagtagCAATTTGGGGAAAGAGAAAAGGGTCACTTGCCCTTCAAAACCAAATGCTTCCATTACTACCCACGGGGCAGCAAGCCAAGGGCTAAGAAGACCCACTATAGCAAGCCTTCAAGGGCAAGCGCAAAGAAGAGTCTCTCTACCTGCCACCTTACCCACCCATATCAACAAGTCTACAATAAGCACATGCACTGATGGTTCTACCAAGACTGCTAAAAAAATTGGGGTTGTAAACAGCTCCACCAAATCCCAACCCCAAAGACCTGCATCGGCAGCTCCAGTCCAAAAGCCACTTGTTTCTTCGGCTCCACGCAAACCAACAACAGCCAGAGCTGCTGCTTCTTTGAGTTCAAAAGTCACTGCTACTGCACACAGGCCAACCTCGGAAAGGCTTGCCAAAAACCCAATTGCAGGGAAACCATCCACGTTATCATCTTCTTCGTCTAAGACCAGGACTAGGACTATGACTATGACTATGACTAAGAGCTTGAAGAAGGCCCCTACTACTACCACTAAGAGGGGAACTACTACTTTTTTGGCTTCAAAGAAACCTCCATTAACTAAAAAGGATGtccaaaaagaaaatttggatCATCAAATTGAGGAGGTCGTGAAAGATGAGGTGGGTGAAGTACATGATGTTGAAATACCAAAAGCTGAAGAATCCCGACAACATGATGACCAAGTTGAAGTTTTGGATTCTACCCATCATGTCCAACGTgttgaagaagaaaaggaaaaagatacCCTTGATGATGTTCCCACAGTTCTGGAACAACATGAAGTTCCTCAGCTTGAAGAAATGGAAGAACATGATGGAGATAAGGAAAATGACAGCAAAGAGGAGGTCAACGATAGTGATGGTGACGAAGAAGAGGTTCAACAGGAGGAAACTACAGTAGAAGCCGAAAATGGAGGAGTAGAAGAAGGTTACAGAACTGAGGAGGTGACTGAAAATGGAGAAGAAAAGGGTGATCATGAAGGGAAAGAACAGGAGCTTGAATTAGTTAAAGAAGAAACAATAGTAGAGGAAGCAAATGTGGTACTTGCCACAAGCCAAGTACAAGAAGAAGCGCTGCATGGGGAAAAGGAAACAATTGAAGAGGAAGCAAATGTGGTAATTGCCACAAACCAAGAACAAGAAGAAGCGCTGCATGGGGAAAAGGAAACCATTGAAGAGGAAGCAAATGTGGTAATTGCCACAAACCAAGAACAAGAAGAAGCGCTGCATGGGGAAAAGGAAACCATTGAAAAGGAAGCAAATGTGGTAATTGCAACAAACCAAGAACAAGAAGAAGCGTTGCACGGGGAAAAGAAAACCATTGAAGAGGAAGCAAATGTGGTAATTGCCACAAACCAAGAACAAGAAGAAGCGCTGCATGGGGAAAAGGAAACCATTGAAGAGGAAGCAAATGTGGTAATTGCCACAAACCAAGTACAAGAAGAAGCGCTGCATGGGGAAAAGGAAACCATTGAAGAGGAAGCAAATGTGGTAATTGCCACAAACCAAGTACAAGAAGAAACGCTGCATGGGGAAAAGGAAATCGCAACACCCATCATAAGTGATATGGTGATGGAGGAGAAAGCTAGTGATAATAAGGTAGTTGACGGGAGGAAGAACAGTGTTAGAGCACTGATTGGGGCATTTGAGACTcataaatga
- the LOC107932965 gene encoding protein starmaker isoform X2 translates to MPMSMAFFQCRSSLKQHVNEVHCERKLVMEQGKGRDTLRSMATKKKESSNLGKEKRVTCPSKPNASITTHGAASQGLRRPTIASLQGQAQRRVSLPATLPTHINKSTISTCTDGSTKTAKKIGVVNSSTKSQPQRPASAAPVQKPLVSSAPRKPTTARAAASLSSKVTATAHRPTSERLAKNPIAGKPSTLSSSSSKTRTRTMTMTMTKSLKKAPTTTTKRGTTTFLASKKPPLTKKDVQKENLDHQIEEVVKDEVGEVHDVEIPKAEESRQHDDQVEVLDSTHHVQRVEEEKEKDTLDDVPTVLEQHEVPQLEEMEEHDGDKENDSKEEVNDSDGDEEEVQQEETTVEAENGGVEEGYRTEEVTENGEEKGDHEGKEQELELVKEETIVEEANVVLATSQVQEEALHGEKETIEEEANVVIATNQEQEEALHGEKETIEEEANVVIATNQEQEEALHGEKETIEKEANVVIATNQEQEEALHGEKKTIEEEANVVIATNQEQEEALHGEKETIEEEANVVIATNQVQEEALHGEKEIATPIISDMVMEEKASDNKVVDGRKNSVRALIGAFETHK, encoded by the exons ATGCCCATGTCCATGGCCTTCTTTCAATGCAGATCAAGTTTGAAGCAACATG TGAATGAGGTTCATTGTGAGAGAAAGTTGGTAATGGAACAGGGCAAGGGTAGAGACACCCTGCGATCGATGGCAaccaagaaaaaagaaagtagCAATTTGGGGAAAGAGAAAAGGGTCACTTGCCCTTCAAAACCAAATGCTTCCATTACTACCCACGGGGCAGCAAGCCAAGGGCTAAGAAGACCCACTATAGCAAGCCTTCAAGGGCAAGCGCAAAGAAGAGTCTCTCTACCTGCCACCTTACCCACCCATATCAACAAGTCTACAATAAGCACATGCACTGATGGTTCTACCAAGACTGCTAAAAAAATTGGGGTTGTAAACAGCTCCACCAAATCCCAACCCCAAAGACCTGCATCGGCAGCTCCAGTCCAAAAGCCACTTGTTTCTTCGGCTCCACGCAAACCAACAACAGCCAGAGCTGCTGCTTCTTTGAGTTCAAAAGTCACTGCTACTGCACACAGGCCAACCTCGGAAAGGCTTGCCAAAAACCCAATTGCAGGGAAACCATCCACGTTATCATCTTCTTCGTCTAAGACCAGGACTAGGACTATGACTATGACTATGACTAAGAGCTTGAAGAAGGCCCCTACTACTACCACTAAGAGGGGAACTACTACTTTTTTGGCTTCAAAGAAACCTCCATTAACTAAAAAGGATGtccaaaaagaaaatttggatCATCAAATTGAGGAGGTCGTGAAAGATGAGGTGGGTGAAGTACATGATGTTGAAATACCAAAAGCTGAAGAATCCCGACAACATGATGACCAAGTTGAAGTTTTGGATTCTACCCATCATGTCCAACGTgttgaagaagaaaaggaaaaagatacCCTTGATGATGTTCCCACAGTTCTGGAACAACATGAAGTTCCTCAGCTTGAAGAAATGGAAGAACATGATGGAGATAAGGAAAATGACAGCAAAGAGGAGGTCAACGATAGTGATGGTGACGAAGAAGAGGTTCAACAGGAGGAAACTACAGTAGAAGCCGAAAATGGAGGAGTAGAAGAAGGTTACAGAACTGAGGAGGTGACTGAAAATGGAGAAGAAAAGGGTGATCATGAAGGGAAAGAACAGGAGCTTGAATTAGTTAAAGAAGAAACAATAGTAGAGGAAGCAAATGTGGTACTTGCCACAAGCCAAGTACAAGAAGAAGCGCTGCATGGGGAAAAGGAAACAATTGAAGAGGAAGCAAATGTGGTAATTGCCACAAACCAAGAACAAGAAGAAGCGCTGCATGGGGAAAAGGAAACCATTGAAGAGGAAGCAAATGTGGTAATTGCCACAAACCAAGAACAAGAAGAAGCGCTGCATGGGGAAAAGGAAACCATTGAAAAGGAAGCAAATGTGGTAATTGCAACAAACCAAGAACAAGAAGAAGCGTTGCACGGGGAAAAGAAAACCATTGAAGAGGAAGCAAATGTGGTAATTGCCACAAACCAAGAACAAGAAGAAGCGCTGCATGGGGAAAAGGAAACCATTGAAGAGGAAGCAAATGTGGTAATTGCCACAAACCAAGTACAAGAAGAAGCGCTGCATGGGGAAAAG GAAATCGCAACACCCATCATAAGTGATATGGTGATGGAGGAGAAAGCTAGTGATAATAAGGTAGTTGACGGGAGGAAGAACAGTGTTAGAGCACTGATTGGGGCATTTGAGACTcataaatga